Below is a genomic region from Trichocoleus desertorum ATA4-8-CV12.
AGATCACGTAGCTGATACGGGAGGTCAAGGCGTGGTGGGCAGTGTGGGTACTGATGGCAGCAGTCCAAGCGATCGCGTTAAACGTTATGGCACCTTTAAAGGTGGATTTGTCGAGCTTCTCAGCTACGGTAAAAAGACAGACGCCGCTGTAGTTTTGCAGTTGATCATTAATGACGGCGATCCCAATCGAGGTTTGCGAGGAGAATTGCTCAATCCTAAAACTCGCTTCGTTGGTGTAGCTTGTGGGCCTCATGCCAGCAGAGGCGCGATGTGTGTGATTGAGTCGTCAGCGGAATATGCCGAGAAATCCGGGACTGTTGCAGCATCCAAGGCTCAATCTGCACCCATACCTCAGCCAAAGAGCGAGCACCCAGGACAGACGGCCAAACCAGCTCAAAAACCAGCAGTGTCGGTGGCCGAGGCGATCGCAACCCCAACTAAGCCGAAAACAAAATCTCAAGCTGTTACCAAGCCAATTCCTGCTCCAAACCCAACTACCCTTAGCTCTCCACAAGGTTATCTATCCCCAGAAGAGCAAGCGATTTTTGAGGAAACCAATCGAGTCCGAGCCAATCCTGCTGCCTATGCTGCTGAGCTAGAAAATTTGAAGCAATATTTTGATGGCAAACTCCTAAAGTTACCAGGGCAAACTCCGATGGAAACGGAAGAGGGCGTCAGCGCTGTCGAGGAGGCAGTTCAAGCCCTGAAAGCTACTAAACCGATATCCGTTTTGAGTTTCTCTAAAGGAATGTCTTTGGGAGCAAAAGACCATGTAAACGATTTAGGGCCTGCTGGAAAAGCTGGACACTATGGCACTGATGGCAGCAAGCCAGACAAGCGGATTAGTCGCTATGGCACTGGAAAGGACTGATAGGTGAAAACATCAGCTACAGCCCGATGAATCATGCCAAGTGGCATGTCATACAACTATTGATCGATGATGGAGTCAAAGATCGCGGCCACCGCAAATCCATTCTCAAGCCCGATTACCGTATGACTGGAGTAGCCTGTGGATCTCATGCTGCCTACACCACTATGTGTGTGATGGAGTATGCCACTGAATATAAAGAAGGACGTTGAGAGGTGAGAGGGGCGATCGCTTTACCTACCACCGTTCAACTAGCAATCCATCATTTTTTAGCAAATCTCAGTATGATTGGGCCTTCTATCGCTGATTATTGAATTGCTATGGAAGGCATATTAATTATGCTTTGTTAGACATTTTGAAGATCGTGGGGTGGCTCTGGGTAAAGTCCTTGGGCAGCTAAAGCTTGTCGGAGTTGGAGGCGGCTTGCTTCATTCATTTTTAGCAAAAAGATTGTGGTGCGCCCGCTAGCAGTTAGCCCAATGATGTATCCTCCTTCGAGCTTGAAATGGTCTGACCAAGTTTGGGTGCGAGGATTAAAAAGGGGGGTAATCTCGCCTGTGATTGGATCGAGACTGGTAAGGTCAGAACCTTTGTGGCGATTACAGGGTAAGCAGGCCAGCACTAAATTTTCTGCGGTTGTCTGTCCACCATGCTTGAGAGCGACAACGTGATCAACCTCATGGCGATAAATAGAAAAGGTTTGGTGGATCAAACAGTACTCACAAGCATTCGATGCCCGCTGGCTGACTAATTGGCGAAGTGATGCCGGGATGTAGTCGCTCATGCGTAATGCTAGTTTTTGGGAGCTGTATTGAGGGTGGTATAAGCCCGGATTTTAAGGAAGGCAATCAGGGTATCTAACTGCTCATAAAGGTCTAGCTCTGCGATTTCTGCGGCAGTCAGGGATGCTTCACGATTTTCTTGCAACAGGGTTTGCAGTCGGTTTTGAGAAGCGTTAGATACTTTGAAGTGAATGATCTGCTCTGAGGTCGGGCGACTGATGAGGAAGTCGAGAATTTCTTGGTAGGTGCCAGAGGTACTGATCAGGTTGTGGTCGGGGGTACTTGGGTTTTGGGTCGGTTGACCTAGCAGCGTAGGGGCGATGAGCTGAGTAAAGAGGCTAGAAAACTGATTCTGAAAGGGGGCTAGCTGTTGAGCAAGGTCGTCGGGAATGTCGATGGTGATTTGCGCCATAGCCGCTAAAAATAGGAGCGTTGGTGTAATTATAGAAGCTTGTTTTTAGAAGCATTTAGGAAGTGCCCAATAGTGCATCCAGTACTCTAAGCAAGAGGGATCGCCCCTTTTCTCTCAAGTAAATAAAGAGCGATCGCCCTTAACCATCAGCTTGCGAACACTAGCAATCCCACTTCAAGCTATTACCCCAAAAAAGACGAAGCAGCTCAACGATCGCGCTCACCGGTTGCTAGTAACTTTTACAATGCAACCAGAATTCTAAAATCCGCTGCACCACGTTTGTTAGCCTGCCCTAACGGGAAAGCCTCAACGAAGAAGAAAAACCTCATTAGAATTCACGTTATTAGGCAAATATAACGGAGACTTTAACGCAATAGGGACAAATGCATCAACTTGGATAGCATCCTCAACAGAATCTAAAACAACTACCAATCGTTTCAAGGGAAATGAACTATCGGAGAACCACTGCAAGATAGTCTTTGCTTTTGGTGATAATTCACTAGAAATCGGAATCCAAAGGCGTTCATCTGAACTTCGTTTAAGCTCATCACATATTGAAAGTGCATCAACGAGTGCCCCGGCGGCAAGATCCGGTACTGCCACAATATCTTCAAGTTGTCGTGTGTTCAAATCTCCTTCAGTCGTCAAAAACACCAATAAACCTCGGTGATTAGGTGCATACCTGCTAATGCAATGATGGATAACATGACCAGCATGATTATGCTTTTCAGCATTTGCGGCAATTTCATCTTGATCTGAAACCCACAAAATATCTTGTAAAGGTTCAGACAAACAAGATACAAGTAACGAACCAAGAGATGCTACAAGCAATAGGCGTTGAAAGGATTTTTTCTTCCATCCTCGTTCTGCAACTACCAACTCAGGCAGAAAGCCTGGTGTGCCAGGATCAGCAAAGAGGTTATTGATTTGTTTACTGATTAAGAAAACCACCAAATTACCAGGAAAGTTGTTTGCAGCCTCAAGAAAAGATGGTAGAGCCTGTAGACGTATAGCATCGTTAAGCGACTTATATGCCATACGTCGATTGTTAGGCAGAAAGCGATCTCGGACAATGCTTCTCGTTTCCATC
It encodes:
- a CDS encoding HNH endonuclease; its protein translation is MSDYIPASLRQLVSQRASNACEYCLIHQTFSIYRHEVDHVVALKHGGQTTAENLVLACLPCNRHKGSDLTSLDPITGEITPLFNPRTQTWSDHFKLEGGYIIGLTASGRTTIFLLKMNEASRLQLRQALAAQGLYPEPPHDLQNV